Below is a genomic region from Deinococcus reticulitermitis.
CGAACTGCGCCCGGAACTCTCGCGCGGCGGCATCTTCGAGCTCGAAATCGCCGTGGACGTGATGGACAGCTTTTTCAACGACAAGAACGAGGTCTGGCCGACGAACGTGGTGGGGCGCGGCTCGGTCGCCGACTTCGCCGACGACGTGGTGGTCGAGGTGCCGTGCGTGGTGGGGCGGGAAGGGGCGCGGCCCATCGCTGGGCACCGGCTGCCGCCCGGTCCCCGCGGCCTTGTCGGAGCGCTCGCCGAGTACCAGCAGCTCGCGGCGCGGGCGGCGTGGAGCGGCACGCGCAAGGACGCGGTGCAGGCGCTCGTGAGCAATCCGCTCGTGCGCCAGCTCCCGCTTGCCGAGGCGCTCTATGACGAGCTCGCCCACGCCCACCGCGCCCACCTGCCGGAGCGGCTGTGGTAGAGCCGACCCTGCGAGTCTTTCCCGACGCCGGCGCCCTCGCCCACGCCGCCGCCGACCTGATCTGCGCCGAGGTCCGGGCGAAGCCTGAGGCGGTGCTTCTCGTCGCCACCGGAAACACGCCGATGCCCACCTACGCCGAACTCGCGCGCCGGGCCGCAGCGGGCGAGGCCGACTTCGGGCGGGTGACCGCCGTGCAACTCGACGAATACGTCGGCGTGCCGGAAGACGACCCCCGCTCGCTGTGGGGGTGGATGGAGCGCGCCTTCGTGCGTCCGCTCGGGATCACGCGGACCGTCCGGCTGAGCGACCCGGCGACATTTGACGCCGAACTGCGCGCCCTGGGCGGAATCGACCTCGCCGTCCTCGGCCTCGGTCCCAACGGACACCTCGGGTTCAACGAGCCGCCGAGCAATCCCGGCGCCCCGACCCGCCGGGTCACGCTGACGCCAGCGAGCCTGGAGAGCAACCGCGCCTACTGGGGAGACCTGCCCGTGCCGCAGGATGCGCTGACGGCAGGGATGCCGGTGATCCTCGGCGCGCGGCGGGCACTGCTGCTCGTGAGCGGGGAGCACAAGCGGGAGATCTTGCGCCGAACGCTGACGGAACCGCCCACGCCAGAAGTGCCCGCGAGCTTCCTCCAGCGCACGCCCCTGACCGTCCTCGCGGACGCGGCGGCGGCCCCGTGACTTCGCCGCGTCAAGGCGAACTCGTCCTCGGCATCGACGCCGGGAACACGAAGACCGTGGCGCTCCTCGTGCGGCGTGACGGCGCAGTGCTCGGCGCGGGGCGCGCGCCCCAGGCGAACATCTACCGGTCAAAAAAGCGGGCCTACGCCGCGACGACGCGGGCTGCGCGCGGGGCGTGCGAGGCGGCGGGCGTGCCCTGGGAGGGCCGGCCCTTCGGAGCGCTGACCGTCAGCGCGACCGGCGCCGACTGGCCCGAGGACTTCACCGAGTGGCGCCGCGCGCTGCGCGAATGGAACTGGGCTGAGCGCAGCGAAGTCGTCAACGACGCGGTCGGGGCCTTGCGGGCCGGCTCACGTTGCGGCACCGGCGTGGCCGTCGCCTGCGGCACGAGCGCCGGCATCGCCGCGCGGGCGCCGGGCGGAGCAGCGTGGCACACGAGCTACTGGCAGGAGCCCGAAGGCGCCGAGCAGCTCGGAACCCTCGCGCTGCGGGCGGTGTACCGCGCCGAACTCGGCATTGACCCGCCGACGAGCCTGACCGGGCGGGTGCTGGAGGCGTTCGGCGCTGCAACTGTGGAAGAGGTGCTTCACCGCCAGACCGGGCGGGAGCAGCGCCCCAAACCGACCGGCCCGCTCGCCCGGCTGCTGCTCGACGAGGCGGCGCGCGGCGACCCGGTGAGCCGCAAACTTGTGCTGAAACACGGCGCCGATCTCGGTGACTACGCGCTCGCTGCCGCGCGGCAGGTGGGGCTAGGCGGCGCCTACCGGCTCGTGACCTCCGGCGGCGTGATGCGTCACCCGGCTCCCGAG
It encodes:
- a CDS encoding N-acetylglucosamine kinase, giving the protein MTSPRQGELVLGIDAGNTKTVALLVRRDGAVLGAGRAPQANIYRSKKRAYAATTRAARGACEAAGVPWEGRPFGALTVSATGADWPEDFTEWRRALREWNWAERSEVVNDAVGALRAGSRCGTGVAVACGTSAGIAARAPGGAAWHTSYWQEPEGAEQLGTLALRAVYRAELGIDPPTSLTGRVLEAFGAATVEEVLHRQTGREQRPKPTGPLARLLLDEAARGDPVSRKLVLKHGADLGDYALAAARQVGLGGAYRLVTSGGVMRHPAPELRGAMLERVREVHPEVCWQPSALEPVAGAVLLALEQGGKSVDAAVFDRLASTMPPADFFTT
- a CDS encoding glucosamine-6-phosphate deaminase codes for the protein MVEPTLRVFPDAGALAHAAADLICAEVRAKPEAVLLVATGNTPMPTYAELARRAAAGEADFGRVTAVQLDEYVGVPEDDPRSLWGWMERAFVRPLGITRTVRLSDPATFDAELRALGGIDLAVLGLGPNGHLGFNEPPSNPGAPTRRVTLTPASLESNRAYWGDLPVPQDALTAGMPVILGARRALLLVSGEHKREILRRTLTEPPTPEVPASFLQRTPLTVLADAAAAP